A stretch of DNA from Acidobacteriota bacterium:
CAAAGCGAAGCCGACGACCGCAAAGGGCCGCTACGTTAAGAAGATAAATCTTGCGGCGACGATGAGCCCGGGCGTTCTGCTCGATGAGCTTAGTTATTCTTAGTCAGTGAGGTGCGAAAAGAGAAATGAAAACCAGAGAAGTAAAACAAAGAGACCTTACCGCCCTCACGGAGTCGCTCCAGACCGCGAAGTCGGCGATGATAGTCAGCTTTCAGGGACTGTCGGTGGCTAAGGACCAGGAATTCCGAAACAATCTGCGAGCCGCCGGTGCGAAGTACCAGGTGGTCAAGAATACCCTTGCACGCATTGCGGTCAAGGGAACGGATTTTGAACAGGCGAGCGATCACCTCAAGGGTGTTACCGCTATCGCCTGGACGGACAGCGATCCGGTCGTACTTGCTAAGGCGATCTCAAAGTTCATGAAAGACAACGCCGACGTCTATAAATTCAAGACGGGCGTTGTAGATGGAAAGCTGGTTGACTTTAGTCAGGTTAGCGAGATCGCGAGCCTTCCTTCGAAGGAAGAGCTTATCTCGAAGCTGCTTTACGTGATCAATGCTCAGGCGCAGCGTATCGTTACGGTTATCAACGCGGTTCCGCGTGACCTCGCGATCGTGATCAAGCAGATCGGCGATCAGGAAGGCCGTGCCACGGGAGCTCCCGCGGTTGAGGCCGCTCCGGCTGTCGAAGCAGCTCCGACCGAGGAGACTCCGGCGGAAGCGGCACCGGTTGCTGAGTCAGCACCGGCTGAAGAAGCTCCGGTAGCGGAAGCAGCTCCGGCAGAGGAAACTCCGGCTGCTGAGGAAGCTTCGGTCGAAGAAGCTCCGGCTGAAGGGGCTCCGGTCGTTGAGGCTGCTGCCGAAGGCGGTGACGACAACAACGAAGAGGCCGCCGAGGAAGCTCAGGAAACGCGCGAGAATGAACAGGACCCTGGTTCAGAAGAGGCCGAGCAGGCCGCTGAAGCCGAGGGCGGCGAGGAAGCCGAGAAGTCCGAATAAGTTTTAGCCCGGGCGATGCTTTGGCTCGCCCGGGCCGAAAAAGCCGTACTCAGGGAAAACGAGCCGGGTGATATGTCAGGTCACCTGTGCTGCTCGGGTTCAGGTGAAAAGGAGATGCACCCGGTTCATTTGGCCCCATGGGTTCTAGCGGCAAGGCGAGGTAAATAGTGAATCGAAAATAGTGAATAGTTTTTTCTATTCACGATTTACTATTGACCATTTACAACGAGAAAAGAACCCTAAACAGGAGATAGAGTAAATATCATGGCAATCACGAAAGACGACGTAGTCGAATATCTAAAAGGAATGACGCTTCTCGAAGCGTCGGAATTGGTCAAAGAGCTTGAAGAGGTCTTTGGAGTATCAGCGGCCGCTGCCGCAGCTCCGATGATGGTCGCCGCTGCCGGTGCCGGTGGTGATGCAGGTGCTGCCGCTGAAGAGAAGGATTCATTTGATGTGGTCCTTGCTTCGCCGGGTGGCAACAAGATCGCCGTCATCAAGGTAGTCCGCGAGATCGTCTCCGGACTCGGCCTCAAGGAGGCTAAGGAACTGGTCGACAGTTCTCCGAAACCGGTCAAGGAAGGCGTTTCGAAGGACGAGGCCGAACAGATCAAAGCCAAGCTCACCGAAGCTGGAGCTACGGTCGAGGTCAAATAAATTAATCCTTAGGCCAGGGCCGGTTCCGCTATATTTTTGTGCGGAGCCGGTCCGGCTTTCGGTTTTGTTTGGAGTTTGAGAGAAAGACTGCTAAACTCTAAGTTTCAGCAACGGTCGGCCGATTTTCAAAAGACCTCTCGGATAGACGTTCAGGGCAAGGGCCCGGCAGAGCAAAAGCGGCATTTTCTCTGCAGAGCCCGGTACAATTTGGAGAGTGGGTGTCTCTTTTTTCGCGGCACGCTCGTAACAAAACAATCAGCTAAAAGCTGCTTAGAAAGCGGCCGGGGAAAATTTTGCCCTGGGCCGCAATTGGTGTCTTCGGACAAAAAAGCAGCAGGAAGTAACAACTTCCGGCGAAT
This window harbors:
- a CDS encoding 50S ribosomal protein L10 — protein: MKTREVKQRDLTALTESLQTAKSAMIVSFQGLSVAKDQEFRNNLRAAGAKYQVVKNTLARIAVKGTDFEQASDHLKGVTAIAWTDSDPVVLAKAISKFMKDNADVYKFKTGVVDGKLVDFSQVSEIASLPSKEELISKLLYVINAQAQRIVTVINAVPRDLAIVIKQIGDQEGRATGAPAVEAAPAVEAAPTEETPAEAAPVAESAPAEEAPVAEAAPAEETPAAEEASVEEAPAEGAPVVEAAAEGGDDNNEEAAEEAQETRENEQDPGSEEAEQAAEAEGGEEAEKSE
- the rplL gene encoding 50S ribosomal protein L7/L12, translated to MTKDDVVEYLKGMTLLEASELVKELEEVFGVSAAAAAAPMMVAAAGAGGDAGAAAEEKDSFDVVLASPGGNKIAVIKVVREIVSGLGLKEAKELVDSSPKPVKEGVSKDEAEQIKAKLTEAGATVEVK